In a genomic window of Trachemys scripta elegans isolate TJP31775 chromosome 12, CAS_Tse_1.0, whole genome shotgun sequence:
- the LIME1 gene encoding lck-interacting transmembrane adapter 1 isoform X1 has translation MAGPHLPPFTAALGLALLGVLVFLSALCAACRRKARKKVVPPDGVKLVDVSLLRQMQLRSLSKSDTKLHELNRVKRTDEHQRPASVDFLYPSGSLGDGEGAVHSSSFSILLHRELPQIPNSNPSADALSPDQTYSNVSFLAPLKPAPESLYECAAVTQEGPQPMPISGTPMEASPLSEEDKAVTAEYACVRKVKKNFQPELQDETQGESSVGPADPEGWEGAACNPAAVKVEEMYSTVCKAGKKKKHQGSALSPSEGMDTGETGQREQGWPAAHLRHVRVGYQSTPGRVSLTEPCYESIKDGSWTEQGRNPAPEPAYEAVDVNWKKPKRRDKSSKNCPTENLYESISEMWEGDPRNTATLAAPNGLEIYVTDL, from the exons ATGGCTGGGCCCCATCTGCCCCCCTTCACTGCCGCCCTGGGACTGGCGTTACTTGGTGTCCTGGTCTTCCTCTCAGCCCTGTGTGCTGCCTGCAGAAG GAAAGCTAGGAAGAAGGTGGTCCCACCGGATGGGGTGAAGCTGGTAGATGTG TCGTTGCTGAGGCAGATGCAGCTCCGATCGCTCAGTAAATCTGACACCAAACTGCATGAGCTCAACAGGGTGAAGCGCACGGACGAGC aCCAAAGACCAGCCAGCGTGGATTTCCTTTACCCATCAGGGTCTTTGGGGGATGGAGAAGGAGCCGTGCATAGCTCGAGCTTCAGCATCCTGCTGCACCGAGAGCTGCCCCAGATCCCCAATTCCAACCCTTCGGCAGACGCCCTGAGTCCTGACCAGACCTACTCAAACGTGTCCTTCTTAGCCCCGCTGAAACCAGCCCCGGAGTCGCTGTACGAGTGTGCGGCCGTGACTCAGGAAGGGCCTCAACCAATGCCCATCTCGGGAACCCCAATGGAGGCTTCCCCTCTAAGCGAGGAGGACAAGGCAGTGACGGCTGAGTACGCCTGTGTCCGCAAGGTGAAGAAGAATTTCCAGCCAGAGCTCCAGGATGAGACACAGGGCGAATCCTCCGTGGGGCCTGCAGACCCAGAAGGCTGGGAAGGAGCTGCCTGTAACCCCGCAGCGGTGAAG GTAGAAGAAATGTACTCGACTGTGTGCAAAGctggaaagaagaagaaacaccaaggctctgctctgtccccctctgaaGGAATGGACACTGGGGAGACGGGCCAACGagaacaggggtggccagccGCCCATCTCAGACATGTCAGGGTGGGGTATCAGTCCACACCGGGCCGAGTCTCACTCACTGAGCCCTGCTATGAGTCTATCAAGGATGGATCCTGGACTGAGCAGGGCAGGAACCCAGCCCCAGAACCGGCCTACGAGGCAGTAGATGTCAATTGGAAAAAGCCCAAGAGAAGGGACAAGTCTTCCAAGAACTGCCCCACTGAGAACTTGTATGAAAGTATCAGTGAAATGTGGGAAGGGGACCCTAGGAACACAGCTACCCTGGCAGCTCCCAATGGGTTGGAGATATACGTAACAGACTTATAA
- the LIME1 gene encoding lck-interacting transmembrane adapter 1 isoform X2, whose product MQLRSLSKSDTKLHELNRVKRTDEHQRPASVDFLYPSGSLGDGEGAVHSSSFSILLHRELPQIPNSNPSADALSPDQTYSNVSFLAPLKPAPESLYECAAVTQEGPQPMPISGTPMEASPLSEEDKAVTAEYACVRKVKKNFQPELQDETQGESSVGPADPEGWEGAACNPAAVKVEEMYSTVCKAGKKKKHQGSALSPSEGMDTGETGQREQGWPAAHLRHVRVGYQSTPGRVSLTEPCYESIKDGSWTEQGRNPAPEPAYEAVDVNWKKPKRRDKSSKNCPTENLYESISEMWEGDPRNTATLAAPNGLEIYVTDL is encoded by the exons ATGCAGCTCCGATCGCTCAGTAAATCTGACACCAAACTGCATGAGCTCAACAGGGTGAAGCGCACGGACGAGC aCCAAAGACCAGCCAGCGTGGATTTCCTTTACCCATCAGGGTCTTTGGGGGATGGAGAAGGAGCCGTGCATAGCTCGAGCTTCAGCATCCTGCTGCACCGAGAGCTGCCCCAGATCCCCAATTCCAACCCTTCGGCAGACGCCCTGAGTCCTGACCAGACCTACTCAAACGTGTCCTTCTTAGCCCCGCTGAAACCAGCCCCGGAGTCGCTGTACGAGTGTGCGGCCGTGACTCAGGAAGGGCCTCAACCAATGCCCATCTCGGGAACCCCAATGGAGGCTTCCCCTCTAAGCGAGGAGGACAAGGCAGTGACGGCTGAGTACGCCTGTGTCCGCAAGGTGAAGAAGAATTTCCAGCCAGAGCTCCAGGATGAGACACAGGGCGAATCCTCCGTGGGGCCTGCAGACCCAGAAGGCTGGGAAGGAGCTGCCTGTAACCCCGCAGCGGTGAAG GTAGAAGAAATGTACTCGACTGTGTGCAAAGctggaaagaagaagaaacaccaaggctctgctctgtccccctctgaaGGAATGGACACTGGGGAGACGGGCCAACGagaacaggggtggccagccGCCCATCTCAGACATGTCAGGGTGGGGTATCAGTCCACACCGGGCCGAGTCTCACTCACTGAGCCCTGCTATGAGTCTATCAAGGATGGATCCTGGACTGAGCAGGGCAGGAACCCAGCCCCAGAACCGGCCTACGAGGCAGTAGATGTCAATTGGAAAAAGCCCAAGAGAAGGGACAAGTCTTCCAAGAACTGCCCCACTGAGAACTTGTATGAAAGTATCAGTGAAATGTGGGAAGGGGACCCTAGGAACACAGCTACCCTGGCAGCTCCCAATGGGTTGGAGATATACGTAACAGACTTATAA